Genomic window (Lutra lutra chromosome 2, mLutLut1.2, whole genome shotgun sequence):
GTCCTTGGTGGGTGGGACATGCTCTCAGGGCTCCAGCTACCAATACAGTATTGATTTTCAAATCTTGATCACTAGTCTCCCAACTGTGACCTGAATTCCAATTCCATCTCCACCTTTACGTCCCACAGGTGCCTCCAAATCAACAGGTCCAAGGAAAAATCTTTTCCAGCTCCTTTTCCTCCCCCAATTCAatcaatccatccatccctccatccatccatccatccatccatccatccatccctcctaGTTCCACATTTGTGTTCTCACTGGCATTACCTTTGCCGCAGCTAACAAAGCTGGAAACTTAGAAGTTCCCCTGCACTGGTAAGCACTTAGGCATTAATACCCTGAGGGTGGCAGAAGGAGAACTAAGAACGTATCATTTCACATAAAGACATCTTAGAAAAACGCAGCAGTTACACTTCTCTTTCCTGCAAGGCATGCTAATTTATAAAGATGTGAACATGAGGGCATTAATATGCAAATATAAGCATTTTCTCAAATGACAGAGACCCACCCACCTGGTCTGATTACAGTACTTTACCCAAAATGAATACAATGGAAAGGACAAAAAAGAAGAACATCGACCCCACTCAACCCACCTGTACAATAGGAGCCCCGACGCCTCCATTGAGCCAAACCCAGTGAAGCGTAGGGATCACTCCGTACCCCGAGATGGAACAGAAGATGACAGAGCGCAGCCTGTGCCACTGCTGCGTGAGGTAACTGGGGTGGGTCTGTGCGAGGAACACGGCCAGGACCATGGCGAGCGCGGTGACCAGGTACACCTGGCGCCAGTACTGGGCGGAAGGAAACCGAGTTTCAGTTGTCATGCAAcgtcagagaaggaaagagccaTTCCGGGTTTTACATTACACATTCCaaacttatttatgttttttttcccctttctaaaCATAATTAACTTCCTTCCTTAAAACACCACGTGCTCCACACGGCCACTAGGTTTCTCAGGATGACAGAGCTGGCAGAAACCACACTGATGCACACAAAAGCATTTTTGGAGGACTGTCACATGCCAGGGACGATTTCAGTCCCGCAGACGAAGCTGACGAGGACGCGGACTCTCCCAGTGGGTGAGCTCACAGACTGTGGCAGGGCAGACACCGACAGACGGTTAGAATCGTCAGGACCCGATGAGACATGCTGTAACCGAGCTGGGACACAACGCTGTAGAGCCCCGGGGGTCGGGGGCATTTGCTCCCTGCAGCCGCGAATAAACGCTCCACAGAAGAGAGAGGGCGTCTAGGCAGATGCTGCCTGAGGAGTACACACGACTGCGTGGGAAGGGGGAGTCCTTGAGGCAAAGGAACAGCACGTGCAGCGGGAACGGTTCGAGAAGCaaggctgaaggcagagtcctGTAAGGCCCGGGACTTGGAGCTCTAACGCGCCGGCGCTGGGGGAGGAGCGGGGTCTTTAAGGATGAGGACGGGCCTGCTTCTCGCACTGACTTACTAGGTGACGCTGACATCGGTGTGAAGAAGAAAGTGGGGATGGGAAGCCGGCTAGAAGATACTAGAATAACCAACTCAAAAAGAGAATGGAGGCTTGGATTCCCGTTGAACAAGGAAGATACAGATGTGAGCAGCAGAGTCAGGAGACTTTTTAGAAATAAACTCAGATCTTAATGGCTGACGGGATGTGTGAGAAGGCAGGAGAGGATGGCCAGGCCGTCTCCATCATGAAAGGCCATGCACACGGCCTCTGCTCTCGGAGCAAATGAGCAGATAAGGCAGGTGTGGTGTTTGCGTGGCgggggagggagaatgggaaaTCATGAATGTGCATTCTGAAACACGTTACATTTGAAGGGCTTACAGAGTGTCTGGGTATCGAGATGAGCAGCTGAAGCTCAAAAGCCAGCACCTCACGGGGCAGAGTTCTTACGCTGGGCTGCAGGGACCGCTGTGAGACTGGAAGCTTCCTGAAATGGCACGTCAAACCGTCTGGTTCACCTGTACCCACACGCACACCCCCCAAATGAAGGGTCCCGAGTTGTCGATCTCACTCTCAATGCAGCCTGCACCCCTTCGAAGACAAAGAGCCGCTACAGCAACTGCGCACTCGGAGCACTCGGAAATGATTAGGccccagaggaaagaaaatgattttcctttaaaTGATCATTAGCTCTggtggttctctcttctcttggtaACCGAGCTTTTCTGAAAAGAGATTTAGTCCTACTACCCTCCTGAATTATTGGGTATATGTgggaaaaagtaaacagaaatcaGGTCAGCTTTCAGAGAAAgactaaaataagtaaaacaattcAAATATGACATGACTGCACTCACAAGCTCCTACTGACCAGCTTATACCAAATTTTCTAAGATATAAATGGTTTCCAGCAAAATGAGTAAGTGAAACCTGAGCAGATACGAACAACTTACCATTAAAATCAAATCAATTTACAAGGTTAACTgcacatatatttaattaaatgcttATGTTCCAAAGTAATTAGGCCTAAAAAGCAAATGGCTCATATGTTAAGTGGCTACAATCAATAATTCTCTTACTTCAAACcaaatttatgatttttctctttgctagTTTTACACTTTAGCTCAGTTATCTCTATTATTGTGCAGAGACAAAGGTCCCACTTAGGAATTCTCAGTTCAGAGGGATCCTGAGCTACAGCCGATCTTCCCAGGACGCGAAGGCTGGGGAGGACGGCTTGGAGCACCTGTTACATGTGAGGGCCCGTGGGGAGGAAGGCTCCGGTCTTTTGCGAACAGGACTACCAGCACCTAGTACGTACACTGCCCCTGCACAGCTCTGTCCTGGCTCTGAAAGGGAGGGaactaaaagacaaaagaaaatgaaaagggtaAGGGTAGGCgagcaggaagaagagagaacagagctgATGAGGGCTTCCGGAATGGGAGGCCTTCAGAGGTACAGGGCCCAGGGGAAGACTGTTTACCTCCTTGGTGGGGACATGAGGTGATGGGACAGGATTATATTCCGCAGTTTGCTGGGCCAACATAATCCGAAAGCAGTGTTTCAAATGCTGCTTTGCACAGGGCAACAAGTAACTTTTGTGACTTCAGACTCCAAAGCAGAGTTGATCTCTACCTCAGAAGAGATACCTATTTAAGTCACTCATCACCCAGCTGGTCTGTCTCCATGCTCACCTCCAAATAGAAGACTAAAGAAAGGAAAACGTATTTCTTACGAAGAACTTAGTCAACATGCTCACAGACaagccctttatttttttcactgagaGAGGAGTAAAGGATCAGGGGAAATGGAAAGCAGCAGGCAGCTTCATAATTTTATCAAGCACTAACTTTAACTTCAGCTCTATAAACATAAAAGACATGTAATGTGCATCTGAAGAATCATGTAGTTACAGGGATTTAGTGGAAACATTAATAACTTAGTGTTTACATCCATTTTCAGaaataatctttatatatttcaatgGAAAATCAGTAAATGAGTTTGGATCTAGTAACAGATATTAGAGATCACAGGGACCTTCTGAAAAAttagtttatacatatataagacTCATATTTCTTCTATAAGTTAATTATGTGTTTATTCAGAAGTTCAAAGGAACCATGGCAAGAAAACAGAAGACCTACTGGAAAGGtagaatgtaaaatgttttaagttaCTTACGTTATTACAATAAAATGCATAGAACACCCCAGAGACGTAGCATCCCAGTATTCCAATAGAAATTCCTGCATAATCTAATGCCATCCATCTTCGACAGGTTTTTTCTGATCGATGGCAGGAAAAAAGATGATAGCCCACAGAGCAAAGCATGCAGACCTATGGACAGTAAAACGAATCTCAGCAAAgtgaaacaaaaaggaatgaaagcaaCTCGTGTGTGACATTCAGTGAAGTGGTTAGGTCAAGTCCAGGCTTTCTGGCAAAACAAACTTGAACCTGGACTCTGGCTTTGTGCCATAAGGTAAGCCATGTCACTTTTCTAGGTCTCAGGTTCCTTATGGGTAAAATGAGGCTAACagtaataaagaaatttaaaatggtagctgttttataacataaaattttaaataagtagcACAGCAGTGGGAAAATGATATAAagtcaatgtttttaaaatattgaagctTATTTGGATTCACGaatgagtttcctttttaaaaagtacccaCGAGAAGATCAAAGAACATCAGATTGTGTGATGTAAAACCATAAGGTCCTCCTACTTAGCTACTCCCCAGCAGTAGCTCCTGATCACATGTGATACGTGTCCTAGATATCTTCATCGAATGTATCGAACACCTACGACCTACAAGTCCACACATCCAAACACATGCTATATACTTTTTAATcaaatggaatcacataatacATTCTGTTCTACAATTTTGCTTTTTACGCTTAAGACTTCCCATGTCCATATGAAATTTCATTGTCTACAGTCAACTTTTGGGATGTAAGTTATGCACAGCTTTGTTGtgtccaagaaaaaaataacgGACTTATGCTGACTTTTTATGTTGCCAAATTGAGAGCAAAGCTAATGCGATTCGGGCAGCTGCTCTGAAGATTGATAAGGCTTCCAGGGCTGAACTCCCTTCAGCCATTAAATACCTGCTGTGTGTCATACACTGGGGATACAAGGGTGAGACCTCTACGACAGACAGGTTTTCGGGAAACAAGTGGACAAATGAGTGGTGCTATCAGAAGCCACAGTGTGAAAACAGAGGCGAGAGGGGCCTGggtttgtgggtgtgtgtgtgcatttgttgGGTGGGGGAAGTGGCGGGGAGAAGAGCTTCCCAGAAGGGCTGCCACCAGAGCTGGATCCTGAAAGGCGGTTCCAGCCGTCATCTAGAATAAACACAATACAGGTGGCCCGGTGTGTACTGGAGGGGCCACGGGATAAGCAGAGTTGAGAGACAGAACCATCAAGGAATGCTGTGTGGCCCTTCATAATACAATTATGACAGAGAGTTTTAACGTCAATATTATGGACAAAGTGTGATACTATTGAAGATTTTAAGTGCAGCCTTACAGAAAGGCTGAGATGGGAGGTTACAGGAGTAGCCCTGGAGAGCAATGACAAGAGCCTACTAAGCCAGTGACAGCAGGGGTGCAGCAAATGGCACAAAGTAATATGAAGCATAAATGATAGGAAGTAggtcaaataaatgttttgtaaGCAGCTGCTCAGGTAGAAAAATGGTCAGCTAGCTAGTCTACAGTCTGGTCATTAAACAAACCTAATCAGGCCCCACAGCTCCAATATCAATACTCAAAACAACATACCTAGCCACAATGTCCTTTCTTGTCCACAGTCGGAAGTCTTCATCAGTCTGTGGCTTAGGCTAGGAAGCCCACAAATCCGAGTTCACTGACCCAATGAAACACAACTCTCGGAAGTTTGGTTATTGTTTTCTCAGATTACCTTTGAGATTAAACACCGTTAAGTCTAGAGGACACCACGGTGTGTATTCTTGTTGACAAGGAAAGATCTCATTGTCACAATGCTGAGTGACACAAAAAAGCAAGCAGAGATGATCACAGCTCAGAAATAGGTAGCCAGGTAGATGGGAGGCGGCTGTGCATACACAAATGCCAAATATGGCTACCTCTGCAAAGTGGAATGGCTTTTACTTTTTTGCATACACTGTTTTGTTTGAATTCCGACGTGAGTATATTTTATAGTAATACTAAGAAACAACAATAAGGCTAATTTCattgggaaaaggaaaacaaagagaaaagttacactttttaaaaggaaattaaaatacatagtGTTAACAGAGagcactgagtttttaaaaagtaaacctaTACTTAGTATCTGttctaaaagaacagaaatccattaaaattaaaagaaatccattttaaaagaaatgtgttattatcagaattccttaaaaaaaaaactgaaaaattatctGGCAAATTGAATTTAGATAATAAAGTTTTCTGGAAACTTTCCTTCTGTGGACTATCTCACTCCATCAAGGCAGAAAGATAATTGGAGGGTGACATCCTACATCTAATCTCCTTGGCATGATAACCAAATACTTTTCAAATACTTTCAggttcctgcctccctccagcctcATCCTTCTCCATTCTCCCACGAGCCAACCACAAAGGCCAACCCCTACCAGTCCAGAAACTGTTGGATGGTCTCTTGCTTCTGGGCTTTTACATAAACTAATCTTATCTGCTTAAATCCCTGCCTCactctcccttctgccctcctACCTAAGTGACTCAATCATTAGGACAGGCTGGTTTTGTTCAGCACTACATTCATGACGCCTAGCTTAGTGCCTGGCTGTAGATTATGGAACTTAATGCAAATGAACTGAATCTAGGGAAAGGCATTCCTGGATTCTACTCTTCCCTAAGTCCGAAAGACCTCTGGGAAAGTTCAAAGCCCCTGAAATTTCATTCTACTATTCAGGATGTACTCTTATTAAATCTGGTTCATGGGAAGGTACTAAGCATATAATAAAATAGtagaagtgaaagagaaaaaaatattgtcttttaaattaaaattaaatgtaaatcaattattttcttttttccttttttgagagagtgaggggtgagagagaaggggaaagtgagagaaggagaggaagagagagagaatcctaagcaggctccacacccagtgcagatacccaacgtggggctcggtcctaagaccaggagatcatgacctgagcagtaattaaaagtcggacacttaactgactcagccgcTCAGGAGCCCCTAAATGTAAATGAATCTTAATTTGTGGTTTACCATGCCGCCTGCTGACTCTAAGAatttgagaaaactgagtccacaagttataaatttaataaaataaaaataacggAGATGGCAGTTTTCAGTTGGGAAAATCTGCTGTCTTTAGTATCTTGCTGCCTTTAGCAACTTCTGCAGTGTGTAACAAAGATCACTGCACTATTTTACCGTCCTGCTGAATAATCCTGAGCAAGTCACTGTAACATATTCTGGGTTTTTCTTCATTGGCagttgtaattatttgtttttctgttctgcaATGCATTGTTTTGTTAAACCAGTATGAAGATTAATATGCTTTCCTTGAACTAATGTCAGTTGTGGCTGGATGGTGAAGGAATAAAGGGCAGGCCCAGGGGTAGAGGAAAACATATGGGATTTTCAAAGGAGAGCCTACTCATATAATTAACAGGAGAGTATAAACCAGTTTTGCTTATTAATGGTTATTAAGAGCATCTTAGTCTGTAAGATACATCTAAAAATTAAGGTATAAAGAAAttgattcatttcctttttaaaaccagAGATGGCGGCTAAGAGAGGTTTAGGCTGCAATGAGGACAAAATGAGTATTCTTTAAgtataaataatcaaataataataacaacgaAGATACAAGAGTATTCTTTCCCTAAACGAAATTCAACATATTATTCCAAAAACTAGAATTAGGAAAAAAGGGGAAGGGTGATGTTCCCAATGTGTTCTTAGTCTTTTGACACCGAAGTGTGAACTTGAGTTGAATGATGGTCTGAAATTAAATGATGTCTCATGAAAGCAACATCTGAGCAGCTGAAGTCTGGCACAGAAGCACCTTTCGCACAGTAGCCACAGGTTAACTGCCGGAAGTGCTGGCCTGCATTtgcaggaagtggggagggggtgacagcttttaatttgtatgttttctgtactctctgaatttttttttttttaattttaaaaatgtcagcaGGATTTCAGCccacatttgttttcttctttagaattgtttttaaaactattctaTAGAACTTTTAAAGGAATTTTACCAATCCTTGAAGAAAACTGAAAGTGCTAGGGAACTAACAAATACAAAAGGTAGAAAGGAGAAACTGAAAGCATTTGAAACCAGGCAAGCATAAAAAGACCAAAGGAAACGAACACTaaagcaatagaaaagatcaCTACTAGCAAAATAAGACATTCAAATTAAGacagatacatttatatatgtatataaattacataaatttattaaacttaaagataaaattaagacaaATACAGAAATCACAGACATATAAgtaagaaaaagatgggaaatcTTCTGAAAAACGTTTTAAGCAGTAACTAGTGTTCTATCTCAGCCAGAAAATAGAGTACAGAGGTTCCTATCCCATTATTAGTCTTAAAACAGAAATCTctaaaaagggaaggagaaaaggaaaggcattTTCTCAATCTTTAAAATCTACTGGATTTCAAGTATACTCTAAGAGTAAAGCCCAAATATACTCTCATAAAAACACTTTTGCTGCTTGTACTATGGAAATGAATAAGCTAACCTATGTGCTATTTTGGGGGCTCTTTAAATCAAGTGGTGGCTGTGATGTAAGATCACTTGCCCAAGCTTGTCTGACTAAAGCTCTCTTTATTAGTAATAATGTTTCTGAAATGACTTACctggaagcagaaaagacaaatagaacAAATTACAAAATCTTCTCTGGACGCGCTTGCCGAAGGTAATACTGATGTCATGTCATATATTCCCAGggtaaagaagaggaagaaacccaGCAAATGACTCCAGATGTTTACGGTCTCATtagataaaataaacaaactggaaaacagaCAGACATGCATCTCAGATTCATACTGGCTTGCTCACCATCAGCATTTAGAAGGTTAGGGACAGTTTTGGGGGCAGTTATCCAACACTCGCTACTTGAAGCCCTTAACCCTGTCTCTGCCTTTGTAAATAGGATTTCTCGCTTAGTTTACATTCTTCCACGTCTCCATCAGTCCTGAGGTCTTGGAGCTTTTTGGGGGCTCACCTCTATTATCATATTTActacttccttcctcctctgagttATGATGTATAAATTCCATCTCATCCTCCAGCCTATCCTCTCCCTATGGCTGGCACCATCCGTCTTTATGACACCACTGTCCCGGGCAGAGGACTTTGCTCAGATCGGATGCTAGGTGTCTACAGAAATGAATGTGCAGATTAAAACTGGATGTTCGCTACCATACTTTCATGCTCAAACGCAGGTATCTAAAAACCTGCTAAGTATAAGGTTAGCCACAAACTTAAAATACCTTTTCAGCACACACTAAATGTGAACGCAAAGCTAAACAGACACGAGAGAAGCAGAATAAATACAAACTGTTCCACTGGAAAGGCTCTTATGATAGGCATGCTGGAACAGCTTTGCTGTGGTTGTGTGAAACCAAACTAGTTCCTAGGTGGCATGAGTTTCTCCTTTTTAGGAACAATAGGTTACTTTGAGTATCGGTACCGTTTGCTCACTAAATGCCCAGCTGGTCTGAGCAGTCTTAGCGGCACTGGGTGGTGTAGACTGGACCACAGCAGCCAGGAGTCAAAAGGctcactgcccctccctccactctcacCCTCAGCCACAAAGTAGCTCTGTGATCataagtcacttaacttctctggctTCCGCTTCTTCAATTATAAAACAAGGGAGGTCAATGAGATACTGCTACAAGTCCCTTTTAGCTCCTTCATTTTGTGAAATGTTTCTCTAACTATAGACAGAACGCAACTGATTATTGTTTAAAATTCtcttgcatttctctggtgaaATCTAATCTTTTTGTTTGAATTAAGGTCTTTGACATTCGCTGGTTCACATTCCTTATTAATAAGCATCAATGTATCATTCTAACCTACTGAATTTGTAGGAATCACCACGGTTCTCATTATCCCATTTTTACACACCATAAACATAACAGGGTCTCACACTATCAAACGATCATCAAGAATAAAGTGAATCTTCTTATCATGAATTTTGGGCTTTATCCTGTATGAGCATCAAGTGTAAGGGCTACTAACACTGGGGCGGAGTGAAGACACAGGGATGTGAAGGAAGGTATTAACTACAGGACTAGTTTGATGGTCAGTACgctgctctgcctctgcctcagaACTTTTCACTTTGTGAAACTCGGCGTGACCTGAGTGACTGAACCGACAGGCAGAACCTTGGCACGCTCCTTCCAACTAACAGAGTGCTGGCAGAACAGTTGTGACATGCAAAACCTCTCCTTACATCCAAAATCTGTCCTGGTCACTCTGACAGCTAGAAGAAGAGAGGGCAAAAGCTGACCTTGGCCAAGACCAAGCTGGTGGGAAGAGCACTTGGAAGAATATTGCCTGTGGAGAATCTGCTCTTACTCTGTGAGAAGTTCTGCTTCTCTGTTCAGCTTCAACATCAGTAATTAGGGTGGTAACAAGTCACCATTAATTGAGTGCCTATTAGGGGTCATGCCCTGTGtagcattttatatacataatgtcatttaattcttactACTTTTTGAAGCAGGAATTGTGATTACCCTCCTTTTTACAAAAGGGGAAAGTAAGATTCAGAGAGGTCAGCCCTTGTTCAAGGTCCTGAAATGGTTAAGTGGCAGATCGGGACTTTTTGACTCCGCAGCCCAAGATCAGAGCATTACACATATTTCACTTCTCAGTCCATGAGATTTGGACACTCGCATAAGAATCCAGAGGATTGCTGCTACATGGTAATAAAATACTTTAGGTAATTCACGACCTGCTGTGTCCTTGGGAACTTCACCTGCATAGCAGGGCCCGGCTCTGGTTTCTTGTATAGTAACTTATGCAAAGGAGACACTGGGGAGGCAAATAGTACTTAGGATTCAAATTGTGAAGGCCTGTGGGCCATCCACTGAGTAGGGATGGGCGGAATGTAATGTCACCTTGTGACGATGAGCACAAAACACTTTCAAGGCAGGGCAGAAAGATCTGGGGAAAGACCTTGCTGAAAAGAAGACCAAGAATCAGATGTGTGACTGCTTCCTGAGCAACTCAACAGCCCACATGCCAGCACAGAGTCTGTCACTACCACATCCTAGAACTAACCAATACCTGTTCCTTCATTCCCTTAAAATGGGGTTCTAGATTTAAGCACATATAGTGAGTTTTAACATAAATCTAGTCTAACAACCAGAACactgattttttggttttgttttttaaaatccaagcACTCAAGGGACTCAAGGTTTTAAAGGTTTAGATGATAAAGAGATTCCTTTCTTAGAAGTGCTTCTAGGGGGCTCTGGTGGAGGGTGGTGCCCATGACAGCTTCTCTCTGGTATGTCCTTTTCTTACACAGCGTTTTCCACAATGGTTATTATGCAATAGGGTAATCACTCTTAAATGTGTGTCACTGAGACCAAACCTTAGTAGTTTCACAAGAACAGGGCAATATCTGCAGTTCTGGGCATGGCCTGGTACAGGGTCTGGCACCTGGGAGGGGCTCCCCGTacctgctgaatgaatgaatcagggCTGCTCTGAgacatctgtccatctatctggatacacacacacacacacacacacacacacacacgtgtgtgtatataaatatttacgcAAATGCCTATGGCACCGTGACCTGTGTCCTATTATATTAATACAATTTCCTATCACACGTCACATTGGGCCCGAAACACCGGAATTTCCACAGGGctcatctaaaaacaaacaaagcttgGGTGTGCACTGGGCAAGGACCACCCGGCCGTCGTCgtcggggaggggtggggtgaggttcCCGGCGGCAGCAAACGCGGTACAGGCGGCGGAGCGCCGCAGGGGAAACTGCTGCGG
Coding sequences:
- the PAQR3 gene encoding progestin and adipoQ receptor family member 3, with the translated sequence MHQKLLKSAHYIELGSYQYWPVLVPRGIRLYTYEQIPVSLKDNPYITDGYRAYLPSRLCIKSLFILSNETVNIWSHLLGFFLFFTLGIYDMTSVLPSASASREDFVICSICLFCFQVCMLCSVGYHLFSCHRSEKTCRRWMALDYAGISIGILGCYVSGVFYAFYCNNYWRQVYLVTALAMVLAVFLAQTHPSYLTQQWHRLRSVIFCSISGYGVIPTLHWVWLNGGVGAPIVQDFAPRVIVMYVIALLAFLFYISKVPERYFPGQLNYLGSSHQIWHVLAVVMLYWWHQSTVYVMQYRHSKPCPDYVSHL